The Kribbella shirazensis genomic interval CCGCGGCTCGCTGCCTTCCGGGTGCCCGGCCGCGACGGTCTTCTCGACGATCGCCCGGACGTCCTGCTCGGCGGTGTCCCAGAGCGCGTGGAACGCGCCGTGGATCGCCTTGTCCGCGGGGATCTCGTGCTCGGCCAGCCACGCCCCGTTCACGAACCGGTACAGATCGTCCTGCGCTCGCGCCGCCGCCGACCCGTCGATTCCTGCTGTCATCCGTAGCCCCTTGTCCCAAGTGGAGTTGCTGCCAGCGAACATACCCGTTTCGCCGCGAGGCCGGTTTGAACTATCCACAGGACCGGAACGTTCTCCCGGGTAAAGAACACGGATCAGGGAGGACCCGCCCATGTCGCACCTCGTCCGTCGACTCGTCACGCTGGCCAGTGCGTCCGTCGCACTGCTCGGCCTGGTGAGTACGTCGGCAGCTACCGCCACACCGACCACGACAAGTTCATCGGCAGCGTTCCCGGCCCGGATCGAGCTGCCCGCCGGATTCCAGCCCGAAGGCATCGCGATCGCCCGGAGTACGGCGTACTTCGGATCCCGCGTCGACGGCGACATCTACGCCGCCGACCTGCGCACCGGCCGGGGTGAGGTGATCAGCCAGGGCCCGGGCACCGGGTCGCTCGGGATGAAGGTGGACCGGTTCGGCCGCCTGTTCGTCGCCGGCGCCGCCGGTGGGAACGGCCGGGTGATCGACACCCGTACCGGCGCCGTCCTGGCGAGCTACACGTTCACCACCGCGACACCGACGTTCGTGAACGACGTGATCCTCGGCCACGACGGGGCGTACTTCACCGACTCGCAGCGGCCGGTGTTCTACAAGGTCCCGTTCGGCCGCGACGGCCGTCTCGCCGCGACCGCCGAGACGATCCCGCTCAGCGGCGACTACCAGCACCTGCCCGGCAACAACGCCAACGGCATCTCGCTCACACCGGACGGCCGCGCGCTGATCATGGTGCAGTCGTCGACCGGGTTCCTGCTCCGGGTCGACCCGCGCACCGGCGTGGCGCAGCGGATCGACATCGGTGACGCGCTGATGACCAACGGCGACGGCCTGCTGCTGCGCGACAGCACGCTGTACGTCGTGCAGAACCGCCTCAACAAGATCGCGGTCCTCACGCTGAACCTGGCCGGCACCAAGGGGTCGGTGGTCGACGAGATCACCAGCCCGGACTTCGACGTACCGACGACGGCGGCCGCGTTCGGCGACCGCCTCTACCTGCCGAACGCCCGCTTCACCACTCCGCCGACGCCGACGACCCCCTACTGGGTCACCGCCGTCCGGCGCTGAGTTTCAGCGAGCAGCGCGGAGGTCGCCTCGGGCCGCGGCCTTGAGGCGGCTTCCGCACGACAGGCGCACGGAGTACCCGGCGGGGATGTTCAGCGGCTCACCGGTCTGCGGGTTGCGGCCGGTCCGCGGCGCGCGCATCACCCGCTCGATGCTGAGCAGGCCGGTCAGGGACACCTTGTCGCCGCGCTGCACGGCCTCGGTCACGACGTCACCCAGGGCGTCGAGGACCTTCTCGGCGTGGTTGCGCGGAATGCCCGCCTTGTGCGCTACGCCGGCGATCAGTTCGTTCCGGTTCACGGCTCTCCTCAGACTCGGTTCACACCTTCCGCTCGGAACCTTAACCGAAATGATTGTCGTTAGCGAGAAGCATCCGGATACCGGTCAGAGACCGTCCTGGTCGTGCCAGTGGTTCTGCCACCGAGCATCGATGGCGTCGTCGGCCAGCTGATAGCGAATGTCGGTCGACAGCCGCAGCTCGCTGGACACGTTGTCGAGCGCCGCGTGGATGGTGTGCGCGGTGTGAACCACGACATCACCGGCCTGGTAGTCCGCGACCAGCCAGTCGGCGTCGTACTCCTCCGCCAGTGCGGGCAGGTCCGCGGTGATGGACGCCGCAGGCCGCTTCAGCCGCCCGGCGGCCTCCTCCGCGAGCACCCTGTGATGGCTGCTCTGCAGATAGGTCAGTCCGCCGAGGCTGACCGGGCAGTCACCCAGTGGGATCCAAGCGGACAGCACCTGGTCGCTGCCCTCCCGCAGGTACACCAGGTCGTAGTGCGCCTGCGTCGCCGTACCGATGCCGTTCTCACCGGGCGCCGTCTGCCGGATGATCTTCCGCCGGTGCAGGAACGGCTCACCACCGAGGAACCACGCGAACCACCCCTTCAACGCCGGCTGCGCACAGAACGCGGCGTACTCCGGCCCCGGCACGATCTCCTCGAAGAGCACCTTCCGGTACGACGCCCTGTCCGCAGCAGCACCGGTCAACCCGAAGTAGTACTCCCGAAACGCCCACACCGCCGCCGGCTCCAGCAACCCGGTCAGGAACAGGTAGCCGTCCCGCTGCAGGCGGCTCCGCAGCACCTCCCGATCACCGCGCTCCTCCTCAGGCACCGGAACCAACTCACCCAGCCGCCGCTCGTCCAGCACGTATCCGTTAGAAGTCAGCACCCCTCCATTCCAGCCACGTCCAACAGCGAACGGAATGGACACCCGACCGCAGCTTCTTGGACTCTTGTGGTGTGCACGATTGGTCGATCTACCTGACACCAGGTCCTGCTGAGCGACAACTTGGACTCTTCTGCCTGGGCGTCGGCGAGCAGACGCACGGTACTGCGGCCGCGCCGGAGCGGGCGCTCGGCTGCCACGCGCTCGTCTGGCTCAAGGAAGGACACGGCCACCTGCTCCACGGCCCCGACCGCAAGCTGCACGAAGTACACGCACCTGCGATGCTCTGGCTCTTCCCCGGCGTCGTGCACGGCTACCGACCCGCGACACGCTGGCGCCAGGCCTGGACGCTGTTCAGCGGACCTGCGACCGAGGCACTCACGTCACTCGCTCACCTCGATCCCAGCCGACCAGTCCGTCAGTACTCCGACCCGCGTCCGGTGGACCGCGCTTTCAATCGCTTGCTGCGCGTCAGCACGCAGCGGAACGTAGTACAGCTCACAGGGGCTCTCTACGACCTGATCGGACAGGCTGGTGCGCTACCTGACGACAGCGTGGCGGCCCGGCTCGCGGAGCTCGCGTGTACGCCGATGAGCGTTGAGGACTACGCCAGTACGCTCGGGCTGACCCTGAAGGAGCTGCGCGACGCGGTACGGCGTACGACCGGGTCGACTCCGCAGGAACTGGTCCTGTCCACCAGGCTCAGCTCTGCAAAGGTTCTGCTCGCCGAGGAGGACCTGTCCGTGGCCGCGGTCGCGCGGCGCGTCGGGTACGACGATCCGGCGTACTTCAGCCGCTTGTTCGCAGCTCGGGTGGGCATGTCGCCGGTCGCGTTCCGGCGCTCTGGTTCGATTTCCGGGCCGATTTCCGACCTTTGGAGGAGGCGCCGTCGACTTTCCGACGTGTAAAACCATTCAGTGGGGTGACGTGCCCGGGGGCCGGACACCGATACGGTCGTGGCATGAGTCAAACGCAGCCCATCGACCCGCGACGTGCGAACCAGCGACGGCCGAAAAAGCGCCGCAACTGGTTCCTCCGGACCGTCGGACTGATCGTCCTGCTGTTCGTTCTCACCCTGATCGCGGTCCCGCTCTACGCCTGGGGCCGGATCGACAAGATCGAGGCGATGCCCACCGGCGAGCGGCCGGCGGACACCCCCGGGACGACGTACCTGATGGTCGGGTCGGACGCCCGTGAGGACCTCAGCCGGGCCGAGCGGGCCAGGCTGCACACCGGCGGCGACGCCGGCCCGGCGCGGACCG includes:
- a CDS encoding phytanoyl-CoA dioxygenase family protein → MLTSNGYVLDERRLGELVPVPEEERGDREVLRSRLQRDGYLFLTGLLEPAAVWAFREYYFGLTGAAADRASYRKVLFEEIVPGPEYAAFCAQPALKGWFAWFLGGEPFLHRRKIIRQTAPGENGIGTATQAHYDLVYLREGSDQVLSAWIPLGDCPVSLGGLTYLQSSHHRVLAEEAAGRLKRPAASITADLPALAEEYDADWLVADYQAGDVVVHTAHTIHAALDNVSSELRLSTDIRYQLADDAIDARWQNHWHDQDGL
- a CDS encoding SMP-30/gluconolactonase/LRE family protein, producing the protein MSHLVRRLVTLASASVALLGLVSTSAATATPTTTSSSAAFPARIELPAGFQPEGIAIARSTAYFGSRVDGDIYAADLRTGRGEVISQGPGTGSLGMKVDRFGRLFVAGAAGGNGRVIDTRTGAVLASYTFTTATPTFVNDVILGHDGAYFTDSQRPVFYKVPFGRDGRLAATAETIPLSGDYQHLPGNNANGISLTPDGRALIMVQSSTGFLLRVDPRTGVAQRIDIGDALMTNGDGLLLRDSTLYVVQNRLNKIAVLTLNLAGTKGSVVDEITSPDFDVPTTAAAFGDRLYLPNARFTTPPTPTTPYWVTAVRR
- a CDS encoding HU family DNA-binding protein; the protein is MNRNELIAGVAHKAGIPRNHAEKVLDALGDVVTEAVQRGDKVSLTGLLSIERVMRAPRTGRNPQTGEPLNIPAGYSVRLSCGSRLKAAARGDLRAAR
- a CDS encoding helix-turn-helix domain-containing protein, whose amino-acid sequence is MHDWSIYLTPGPAERQLGLFCLGVGEQTHGTAAAPERALGCHALVWLKEGHGHLLHGPDRKLHEVHAPAMLWLFPGVVHGYRPATRWRQAWTLFSGPATEALTSLAHLDPSRPVRQYSDPRPVDRAFNRLLRVSTQRNVVQLTGALYDLIGQAGALPDDSVAARLAELACTPMSVEDYASTLGLTLKELRDAVRRTTGSTPQELVLSTRLSSAKVLLAEEDLSVAAVARRVGYDDPAYFSRLFAARVGMSPVAFRRSGSISGPISDLWRRRRRLSDV